The window AAACGCGTGCCAGCCCCTTTGCAGGCGATGGGCTTTACCCTGGACGAGTGCCGTGATGTGCGCCTGGCGCCCATCGTGGACTTCAAGGGGCGCGCAGGCAAGGCCGGGGCGGCACCCGCCTGATTTGCTGCTGAAAATTGTGGGGTGGGTGGCCGCAGCGCGCAGCCCCGCCCTCGGGTGATTGAAATAGGAGAGTCGTCGCATGAATCGCGAATTGTTGATGTTGGTTGAGGCCATTTCGCGCGAAAAGAACGTGGAGCGTGATGTGGTCTTGGGCGCCGTGGAGTCGGCCCTGGCCCAGGCTACCAAGAAGCTGTACCAGGGCGAGGTGGACATTCGTGTGTCCGTCGATCGCGACAGCGGCAACTACGAGACTTTCCGTCGCTGGCTGGTCGTGCCCGACGATGCCGGCCTGCAAAACCCTGAAGCCGAAGAACTGCTCATGGATGCGCGCGACCGCATCCCCGACATCGAAGTCGGTGAGTACATCGAGGAAGGCGTCGAGTCCGTGCCCATCGGGCGCATCGGCGCCATGGCCGCCAAGCAGGTCATCCTCCAGAAGATCCGTGACGCCGAGCGCGAAATGTTGCTCAACGACTTCATGTCGCGCGGCGAAAAGATCTTCACCGGTACCGTCAAGCGCATGGACAAGGGCGACATCATTGTCGAGTCCGGCCGCGTGGAAGGTCGTCTGCGTCGCAACGAAATGATCCCCAAGGAAAACCTGCGCAGCGGCGACCGCGTGCGGGCCATGATCATGGAAGTCGACCTCACGCTGCGTGGCGCACCCATCATCCTGTCGCGTTCGGCGCCCGAGTTCATGATCGAGCTCTTCCGCAACGAAGTGCCCGAGATCGAGCAAGGCCTGCTGGAGATCAAGTCCTGCGCCCGTGACCCCGGCTCGCGCGCCAAGATCGCCGTGCTGTCGCACGACAAGCGTGTGGACCCCATCGGCACTTGCGTCGGCGTGCGCGGCACCCGTGTGAATGCGGTCACCAACGAGCTCGCTGGCGAGCGCGTGGACATCGTGCTGTGGTCGGAAGACCCGGCACAGTTCGTGATTGGTGCACTGGCCCCGGCCAACGTGTCCTCTATCGTGGTCGATGAAGAAAAGCACGCCATGGACGTGGTGGTGGACGAGGAAAACCTTGCCATCGCCATTGGCCGTGGTGGTCAGAACGTGCGCCTGGCGTCCGACCTGACCGGCTGGAAGATCAACATCATGGACGCCGCCGAAAGCGCGCAAAAGCAGGCCAACGAGACCGACACTGCCCGCAAGTTGTTCATGGAAAAGCTGGATGTGGACGAGGAAATCGCCGACATCCTGATCTCCGAAGGTTTCAACAGCCTCGAAGAAGTGGCCTACGTGCCGCTGCAGGAGATGCTGGAGATCGAAAGCTTCGACGAAGACACCGTCAACGAGCTGCGTGCCCGCGCCAAGGACGCGCTGCTCACCATGGAAATCGCCCGTGAGGAAAGCGTGGAAGAGGTCTCCCAGGACCTGCGCGACCTCGAAGGCCTCACCCCCGAGCTGATTGCCAAGTTGGCTGAAGGCGGTGTGCACACACGTGACGACCTGGCCGATCTGGCCATTGATGAACTGACCGACCTGACCGGACAGTCTGCAGAAGAAGCCAAGGCCTTGATCATGAAGGCGCGCGAACACTGGTTCGCGGGGCAAGAGTAAAGGTCAGGGAGGCACGAACCACATATGTCCAGTAACACTGTCGCCGAGTTCGCCACCGAACTCAAAAAATCGCCTGAAACCCTGCTCGACCAGCTCAAGGCTGCGGGCGTGGGCAAGGCTGCCCCCTCTGACGCGTTGACCGAGTCGGACAAGCAAAAGCTGCTGGCCTACCTGCAGGCCAGCCATGGCACGAGCTCTGCCGATCGCAAGAAGATCACGCTGGTCAAGAAGTCCACCAGCGAAATCAAGCAGGCCGATGCCACGGGCAAGGCCCGTACCATCCAGGTGGAAGTGCGCAAGAAGCGCACGTTCATCCAGCGCGATGAAGGTGCCGAGGCCTCTGCCGAGTCGCACGCACCTGCCGCAGCGGAAGAACCTGCCGTGTCGAGTGAGGACCTCGAACTGTCCCGCCGCGAGGAAGAAGCTCGCCGCCAGGCCGAGCTGATCCGTCGCCAGGAGGCCGAGCTGGCTGAGAAGCGCGCGGAGCGCGAGGCCCGCGAAAAGCGTGAGCGCGAAGCTGAAGAGCGCGCTGCCGCCTACGCTGCCCAGGAAGCCGAGAAGAAGGCCCAGGCTTCTGCCGTCAAGCAGGAAGCCACCCGCGAACAGGCTGCTGAAGCTGCTGCGCGCAATGCCGCACAGACTGAAGCCCGCGAGAAGGCCGCTGCCGAATCCAAGGCGCGTGCCGACGAGGAAACCGCGCGCGCAGCCGATCTGGACGCTCGCCGTCGCAAGGCCGAGGCCGAGGCTGCCGCCATCCGCTCCATGATGGCCACGCCCAAGAAGGCGGTCATGGTTGCGAAGAAGCCCGAGGAACCCAAGCCAGTGGCCAAGCCCGCTGCGGTGGGTGACGCCAAGAAGGGCACGTTGCACAAGCCGGCTGTCGGTACGGGCGTGGCGCGCGCAGGGGCTCCCGCCGCTGCCGGGGCCGGCGCAGGTGCGCCCGGCGCGGGCAAGGAAGTCAAATCGGCCAAGCTGTCTTCCAGCTGGGCCAATGACACGGCCAAGAAGAAGGAAATCAAGACCCGCGGCGACAGCAGCGGCGGTGTCGGTCGCAACAACTGGCGTGGTGGCCCCCGTGGCCGCCGTGGCGACAACCGCGACCACCGTGATGATCACCAGCAGGCTGCACCGGCCGAGGCGCGCATCATCGAAGTGCATGTGCCCGAGACCATCACCGTGGCCGAGCTGGCGCACAAGATGTCGATCAAGGCGTCCGAGGTCATCAAGGCGTTGATGAAGATGGGTCAGATGGTCACCATCAACCAGCCTCTGGACCAGGACACTGCCATGATCGTGGTGGAAGAAATGGGCCACAAGGCGGTGGTGGCAGCGCTGGACGATCCAGAAGCCTTCACCGACGAAGATTCGGGCCAGAAGGACGCCGAACTGTTGCCACGCGCTCCGGTGGTCACGGTCATGGGCCACGTGGACCATGGCAAGACCTCGCTGCTGGACTACATCCGCCGCGCGAAGGTGGCTGCGGGCGAAGCCGGCGGTATCACGCAGCACATTGGTGCCTATCACGTGGAAACGCCACGCGGCATGGTGTCCTTCCTCGACACCCCCGGTCACGAGGCCTTCACGGCCATGCGTGCCCGTGGTGCCCAGGCGACCGACATCGTGATCCTGGTGGTGGCTGCCGATGACGGCGTCATGCCCCAGACCAAGGAAGCCATCAAGCACGCCAAGGCGGCGGGTGTTCCTATCGTGGTGGCGATCACCAAGGCCGACAAGCCCGATGCCAACCCCGACCGCGTCAAGCAGGAACTGGTGGTGGAAGAGGTGGTGCCTGAAGAATACGGTGGCGATTCGCCGTTCGTGCCTGTGTCTTCCAAGACCGGCATGGGCATCGACACGCTGCTGGAGCAGGTGCTGCTGCAGGCCGAAGTGCTGGAACTCAAGGCGCCGGTCGACTCGCTGGCCAAGGGCCTGGTGATTGAAGCGCAACTGGACAAGGGACGCGGCCCGGTGGCCACGGTGCTGGTGCAGTCCGGCACGCTCAAGGTGGGCGATGTGGTGCTGGCCGGCCAGACCTTTGGTCGTGTGCGCGCCATGCTGGACGAAAACGGCCGCGTGGCCAAGACGGCCGGTCCTTCGATCCCCGTGGAAATCCAGGGCCTGACCGAAGTGCCGCAGGCAGGTGACGAGTTCATGGTGCTGACGGACGAGCGCCGTGCCCGCGAAATCGCCACCTACCGCGCTGGCAAGTTCCGCAACACCAAGCTGGCCAAGCAGCAGGCTGCGAAGCTGGAGAACATGTTCGCCGACATGACGGCGGGCGAGGTCAAGACCCTGCCCATCATCGTCAAGGCCGACGTGCAAGGTTCGCAGGAAGCGCTGTCGCAGTCGTTGCTCAAGCTCTCGACCGACGAGATCAAGGTCCAGCTGGTGTATGCCGGTGTGGGCGGTATCAGCGAGTCCGACATCAACCTGGCCATTGCCTCCAAGGCCATCGTGATCGGTTTCAACGTGCGTGCCGATGCCGGTGCGCGCAAGACGGCCGAGAGCAACGGTGTGGACCTGCACTACTACAGCATCATCTATGACGCTGTGGACGAGCTCAAGGTCGCCATGTCCGGCATGCTGGCACCCGAGCAGCGCGAGGAAGTCATCGGCACGGCCGAGATCCGCACGGTGTTCGTCGCCACGAAGATCGGCACGATTGCTGGTTCGTACATCACCTCGGGCATGGTCCACCGCAACGCACGCTTCCGTCTGCTGCGCGACAACGTGGTGGTCTACACGGGCGAAGTCGATTCGGTCAAGCGTCTCAAGGACGATGTCAAGGAAGTCAAGGAAGGCTTCGAGTGCGGTATCAAGCTCAAGAACTACAACGACATCAAGGAAGGCGATCAACTCGAATTCTTTGATATCAAGGAAATCGCACGCACGCTGTAAAGCGGGGCGACGACGAGAGCGACGACTACGACATGGCTGCGAAGAAATCTGCCACCCCCAACCGCGCCTTCAAGGTGGCCGATCAGATCCAGCGCGATCTGACGGAACTGATCGCGCGCGAGTTGAAAGACCCGCGCGTGGGCATGGTGACGCTGCAGGGCGTGGAGGTGACCCCCGACTACGCCCACGCCAAGGTGTTCTTCAGCCTGCTGACGGGCGACCCTGTGGAAACCCAGGCGGCGCTCAACCAGGCGGCGGGATTCCTGCGCAATGGTCTGTTCAAGCGTCTGCACATCCACACCGTGCCTACGCTGCACTTCGTGTTCGACCGCACCTCCGAGCGTGCGGCCGACATGAACGCCTTGATTGCCAAGGCCGTTTCTTCGCGCGCGAAAGAGGACTAGTCCATGAACGCGCCACGCACCAGGGTGCAGCGGCGCCCTGTGCATGGGGTGTTGCTGCTCGATAAACCGCTCGGCCTGTCGAGCAATGACGCCTTGCAAAAGGCGAAATGGCTGCTGCGCGCCGAGAAGGCGGGCCACACCGGCACGCTGGACCCGCTGGCCTCCGGGGTATTGCCCCTGTGTTTTGGGGCGGCTACCAAGTTCAGCCAGCTGCAACTGAACGCACCGAAAACCTATGAAGCCGTGGCGCTGCTGGGTGTCACCACCACCACCGGCGACGCCGAGGGCGACGTGGTGGAGCGGCGTGAGGTGCTGCCTGAGCAGGCGACTCCAGAGCGCCTGGCGGCTGTGCAACGGCAGTTCACCGGCCCCATTCGCCAGGTGCCGCCCATGCACAGCGCGCTCAAAAAGGACGGCAAGGCGCTGTACGAATATGCGCGCGCCGGTGTCACGGTGGAGCGCGAGGCGCGCGACGTGGTCATTCATGACCTTAAACTTACGCTGGTGCAGACCGATCATGCGCAGACAGCTATCAAAATAATAGTAACCTGCAGCAAGGGCACTTACATTCGCACCTTGGGTGAGGACATTGGTGCGGCACTGGGTTGTGGCGCGCACCTGACCTTTTTGCGCCGCATCGATACCGGGGGCCTTGGCGTGGAGCGCTGCATCTCGCTGGCGCAGCTGGAGGCCTTGCCCGAGGCGGAACGCGTTGCCTGTCTGGAAGCACCTGAATCCCTGCTGGCACAACACGTGCGTGTCACGCTGAACAGCGAGAATGCAGTCCGGTTCCTGTCGGGCGTGCGGCGTCGCGGCAACTGGCCCGATGCCAGTGCCGTGGCGGTGTTTGGCGAGAATCCCCCGGCGCTGCTGGGGGTGGGCCACATCGTGGGCGGGGAGCTGGTGCCGGACAGGCTCCTGAGTCCGCTGGAAATTCAACAAATTTTGGAAGGCACGCCGCATTCCGCGCCAACAGCGCACAGCGGCACATTGGAAAAACTATGACTAAACAAATCCGCAACATCGCCATCATTGCCCACGTTGACCATGGCAAAACCACCATGGTTGACCAGCTGCTGCGCCAGTCCGGCACTTTTGCCGACCACGAAAAGGTCGTCGATACCGTGATGGACAACAACGCGATCGAAAAGGAACGCGGCATCACCATCCTGGCCAAGAACTGCGCCGTGAGCTGGAAGGGTACGCACATCAACATCGTGGACACCCCCGGCCACGCGGACTTCGGCGGCGAAGTGGAACGTGCCCTGTCCATGGTGGACAGCGTGGTGCTGCTGATCGATGCGCAAGAAGGCCCCATGCCCCAGACGCGTTTCGTGACCAAGAAGGCCCTGGCCCTGGGCCTGCGCCCCATCCTGGTGGTGAACAAGGTGGACAAGCCCGGTGCCAACCCCGACAAGGTTGTGAACGCTGCGTTCGACCTGTTCGACAAGCTGGGCGCCACCGACGAGCAACTCGACTTCCCCGTGGTGTACGCCTCGGGCATCAACGGCTGGTCGTCGCTGGAAGAAGGCGCGCCTGGCGAGCAGTGGGGCCCCGACATGTCGGCCCTGTTCGACACCATCCTCTCGCACGTGCCACCGAACACGGGTGACGCCAACGCCCCGCTGCAGCTGCAGATCTCGGCGCTGGATTTCTCCACCTTCGTGGGCCGCATCGGCGTGGGCCGTATCAGCCAAGGCACCCTCAAGCCCATGATGGACGTGGTCGTCATGGAAGGTCCTGATGGCAAGGCCGTCAAGGGCCGCGTGAATCAGGTGCTGACGTTCCAAGGTCTGGATCGCATGCAGACGCCCCTGGCAGGCCCTGGCGACATCGTGCTGATCAACGGCATTGAAGACATCGGCATCGGCGTGACTGTGACCGACCCTGCCAACCCCGCGCCGCTGCCCATGCTCAAGGTGGACGAGCCCACGCTGACCATGAACTTCTGCGTGAACACCTCGCCGCTGGCAGGTCGTGAAGGCAAGTTCGTGACCAGCCGCCAGATCTGGGACCGCCTGCAGAAGGAACTGCAGCACAACGTGGCCCTGCGCGTGAACGAGACCGACGAAGAAGGCATCTTCGAAGTGATGGGCCGTGGTGAACTGCACCTGACCATCCTCTTGGAAAACATGCGCCGCGAAGGCTACGAACTGGCTGTGTCCAAGCCCCGCGTGGTGTTCAAGGACATCGACGGCGTCAAGCACGAGCCTATCGAGCTGGTGACGGCCGACATCGAAGAAGGCCACCAGGGCGGCGTGATGCAGGCCCTGGGCGAGCGCAAGGGCGAGTTGGTGAACATGGAGTCCGACGGCCGTGGCCGCGTGCGCCTGGAATACCGCATCCCGGCCCGTGGCCTGATCGGTTTCACCAACGAGTTCCTGAACCTGACGCGTGGTTCGGGCCTGATCTCCAACATCTTCGACAGCTACGAGCCGCACAAGGGCGACATCGGTGGCCGCAAGAACGGTGTGCTGATCTCCATGGACGACGGTGAAATTTTCACCTACGCCCTGGGAAAGCTGGATGACCGTGGCCGCATGTTCGTGAAGGCGAACGACCCCGTGTATGAAGGCATGATCGTCGGCATCCACAGCCGCGACAACGACCTGGTGGTGAACGCCACGCGCACCAAGCAGCTGACCAACTTCCGCGTATCCGGCAAGGAAGACGCGATCAAGATCACGCCTCCGATCGACCTCACGCTCGAATACGGCGTGGAATTCATCGAAGACGACGAACTGGTCGAGATCACGCCCAAGTCCGTGCGCCTGCGCAAGCGCCACCTGACCGAAAACGAGCGCAAGCGCGCTTCCCGGTCCTGATGGGCTGAGCGTCCCCGGAAGGGCCACTGCTGCGCAGTGGCCTTTTTTCCGTCTGCAACCCGAAATCAATGTTGAAACTCACGCATTCCCGCGCTGTGCTGCTGATGGTGGCGGTCACTTTGATGTGGTCGATCGCCGGCGTAGTCACGCGCCATCTGGAGCACGCATCGAGCTTTGAGGTGACCTTCTGGCGCAGTTTCTTCACGCTGCTGTCGCTGTTGGTCATCCTGCCCGTGCTGCAGGGCCGGGCGATGTTTGCCTCCATGCGCCATGGCGGCCGAGCGGTGTGGATCTCCGGCGTGTGCTGGAGCGTGATGTTCACGGCGTTCATGGTGGCGCTGGTGCTCATGCCGGTGGCCAATGTGCTGGTCACCATGGCGGTGGGGCCGCTGCTCACCGCGCTGTTTGCGCGGGTGTTCATTGGCCATCACATTGCCCCGCGCACCTGGGCAGCGATTGGGGTGGCGGGCCTTGGCATCGCGTGGATGTATGGTTCGCAGATGGCAGGCCTGCCGCTGGCGGGCACGCTGGTGGCGCTGTGCGTGCCGGTGGCTGCAGCCGTGAACTGGACGGTGGTGCAGCATTCGCAGCGCCACGGGCATGCGGTGGACCTGGTGCCGGCGGTGCTGGTGGGTGCGGTGATTTCGGTGGTGGCCACACTGCCGTTGGCGCTGCCTTTTCAGGCGTCGGCCCATGACCTGGGTCTGCTGGCGCTGCTGGGCGTGGTGCAATTGGCCATCCCTTGTGTGCTGGCCGTGCGCTGCGGGCGTGTGCTGAAGGCGCCCGAGATGGCGCTGCTCGGTCTGCTGGAGGTGATTTTCGGCATCTTGCTGGCATGGCTGGGCGCGGGCGAAAAGCCCGGCACGGCGGTGCTGACGGGGGGCGCGCTGGTGATCGGTGCGCTGGTTTTCAATGAACTGTTGGGTTGGAAGGAACAAAAATGACGGAGACGGTCGTGTCGGAAGTGTTGAGCGAAGTGCGAGGCCAGGTGGGCTTCATTACCCTGAATCGCCCGCGTGCGCTCAATGCCCTGTCGCTGGGCATGGTGCGTGACCTGATGGGCATCCTGCTGGCCTGGCAGAACGATGCCCGGGTGCTGGCCGTGGCGATTCGCGGCAGCAACAAGGAAGGCCCGTTTGGCGCCTTTTGCGCAGGCGGTGATATCCGCTTTCTGCACCAGGCGGGCAGCCAGGGCAATCCGTTGATCGAGGATTTCTTCACCGAGGAGTACGCGCTCAATCACCTGATCCACAACTATCCCAAGCCCTACATCGCTTTCATGGACGGCATCGTGATGGGCGGCGGCATGGGCATCAGCCAGGGCGCAGCGCTGCGCGTGGTGACCGAACGCACGAAGATGGCCATGCCCGAGACGGCCATTGGCCTCTTCCCGGACGTGGGCGGTGGGTACTTTCTGAGCCGTTGCCCCGGCCGTGTGGGCGAGTGGCTGGCGCTGACGGGCGACACCATCGGCGCTGCCGACGCCATCGCCTACCAGCTGGCCGATGGCTGCCTGCCCTCAGACCGGCAGGCGGCGGTGTGGGAGGCTCTGGCCACACAAAGCTTTGCGGATGGCGCAGCCATCAAGACCTATATTGCTTCTCAATTTGTAGCGGCTCAGGCAAGCGGTTCTAGCGCTTTGGCAGATATTGACCAATATTTTGCTCTGCCAACCGTCGGTGACATCGTGCAGGCACTCGAAGCCTCCGACAGCGACTGGGCACGCGCCACGGCGGCCACGCTGCGCAAGCGTTCGCCGCTGATGCTGCATGTGGTGCTGGAGCAGATCCGCCGTGCCCGTGCAATGGGCCTGGCCGACGACCTGCGCATGGAGCGCGACATGGTGCGCCACTGCTTCTTCCTGCGCCCTGGGCAGAGTGAGACGGTGGAGGGCATTCGTGCCCTGGCCGTGGACAAAGACCATGCACCCCAATGGAATCCTGGCCGCATTGAAGACGTGACGCCGGATATGGTCACGCCCTTCTTTGCCAGTCCCTGGCCTGCGCACGCGCACCCTCTGGCCAGCCTGGCCTGATCGGCGAACGTCGTCACCGGGCGGAGCCCCTGGCGGCGCGTCAGGGGTTCAACTGTTGGTAGACGAAGGTGGCCAGGGTCAGCAGCTCGGGGCGCGACAGCTGCCCGCTCAGCGCATAGCCAAAGCCTGCATCCGTCCAGTAAAAGCCAGGCACCGGGCCTTCCTGGGTGAACTGGAACGCAGTGGTGGGTGCTGCGGTGGGTGCTACCGGCTTGGCCTTGTTATCGTTGGCCGGGTGGGTCGGTACGGGCGCCAGGGCGCCCAGGTACAGCGTGATGCGCTGGCCGGTGCTGTTCTGGTACATGAACTGTGCACGCACGCCGGTGTCGCCGGGCAACAACCGGCCGCCCACCAGCTCGTAGCCTTGCGCGCCCAGCGCGGGCACTTTGAGAGGGCGATCCAGCCGCTTGGACAGCCATTGCACCAGGTGGTCTTGCTGGGCGGCTGTGACCTCAACCGGGTGACGCACTTCGGGTTGGTACACCGCGTGGGCGACCGAGGCCTGTTGGGCGAAGCGCTGCGCCGGTCCGGCAACCGCCTGCATGGTGCCTGGGCCTGCCGCGATGGTTTTGCCGGACATCCCCGCGGGCCACTGGCTGCGTCCTGTCCAGCCCAGCACAAAGGCCAGCAGCACCGAAGCGGCCATCCCACCCCAACGCCACCACTGCGTGTGTTGCTCTCGTCGATCTGTAGCACGCAACGCAGCGGCCAGCATGGCGTCGGGAACAGGGGCGTGGAGCAGGTCCTGATGCAGGGCGTGCAGCCGTTGCCGCTGCGCCTGCCAGTGAGACATGGTGGCCTGAGCCGCCTCGTTGCCCCGCAGTTGCTCACGCAGCGCCTGGGCCTGCGCCGGCGGCAACTGGCCGTCCACAAGGGCATGCCAGGCGCTGGTTTCGTCAGCGCGTGGTGGGGGGGCAGGGCGGGTCGTGTCCATGGTGGAGGAGGATCGGGGTCTGGGGACTATTTGAGGCGGCGCAGTGCAGGCGCTGTGCCTGCTGCTGGGCCTGCCGGGGCGCCTTGTGCAGCCTGGGCGGGGCCCTGCGTGGGCTCACGGTCCATCAGTGCGCGCAGGCGCATGCGGGCCCGCGAGAGACGTGACATGACGGTGCCCACCGGAACGCCGAGGATGCGCGCAGTGTCTTCGTAGCTCATGTCCTCCATGGCGACCAGCAGCAGTACGGCCCGCTGGTCTGCGGGCAGGCGCTGCAGGCAGCGCTCCAGGTCCAGCGCATCGTCTGAGGGCTCGCGGGCCCCGGGCAACTGGTCCTGAACGTCATCGATATCCACTGGCGCCAGCGCGGGCTGCGCGCGGCGCTGGTTGTGGTGCAGGTTGTGCATGAGCGTGAACAGCCATGCGCGCAGGTCAGTGCCGGTGCGCCACAGCAGCCATTTGCTGCAGGCCCGCTCCAGTGTGTCCTGCACTAGGTCGTCGGCGGCCCAGGCGTCCCCTGTCAACACCCGCGCGTAGCGGCGAAGGCCCGGCAGCTGTTCGATGACCTGGGTGCGGTTCATGCAGTGCGGAGCCTGTGCGGCTTTGAACGGGTTCTCAGGGCCGAGCGGTGTGCCAGACCTGGTTCACGCCATCACCCGTTTTGTCGCCGGGCTTGGTGTCCTTGATCCAGTAGTACAGGGGCTTGCCCTTGTAGGCCAGCTGGGTCTTGCCGTCGTCGCGGGTGATGACGCTGTAGTCGCCGCTGGGGGCCTTGCTGGCCATGAGCGGCGGCCAGTTGGTGGCGCAGGGGCCGTTGCACACCGATTTGCCGCTGCCCGTAGCGTCGCGGTCGAACGTGTAAAGCGTCATGCCGCCTGCGCCGACGAGTACGCCGTCCATGGTTTTCACGGGGCTGTCGGCCGCCATGGTGGAGCAGCCGGCAATGGCCAGGAACGCAGCAATGGAAAGGATCTTTTTCATGGTTTCTCCAGGTAGAAGAGGGATTGCAGATAACGGCACATACCGCCTTGCACCTCCACAAACACAAGGGCGCGGAGGTTTATTCCACCACGCATGAAAAAAAGTCGCTTGCATCAAAACTGGCGCGGCTCCAACCAGCGCCCCCGCGAAAGGGCCGGAAGCGTCCCTCTTTGGGGGCAGGTGCGTAGCACCTCCGGGGACTAACGATTCCTGCTCTTCATGGCGCGCTCCACTTCGCGCTTGCCTTCGCGGTCCTTGATGGTGTCGCGCTTGTCATGCTCTGCCTTGCCCTTGGCCAGTGCGATCTCGCATTTCACAAAGCCATTCTTCCAGTGCAGGTTGATGGGCACCAGGGTGTAGCCCTTTTGCTCGACCTTGCCAATCAGGCGCTTGATGTCATCCTTTTTGAGCAGCAGCTTCTTGGTGCGGGCCGATTCCGGGTTGACGTGGGTGGAGGCCGTCTTGAGCGGGAGGATCAGGCAGCCGAGCAGATACAGTTCGCCATCGCGGATCAGCACATAGCCGTCGGTAAGCTGGACTTTCCCCTCGCGCAGCGCCTTGACCTCCCAGCCGTGCAGCACCATGCCCGCCTCGTGGCGCTCTTCGAAGAAGTAGTTGTAGGCCGCCTTTTTGTTGTCGGCAATGCGGGAGGTGGGATCGGGTTTTTTGGCCATGTAGTTCAGATGCGGCGCCCTGCGGGAGATAAAAGATCTCCCTACATACAATTGTGGCCGTTCAGAGACCCGTGATTCTAGTTTCCCCGGCCCGCCTTTCTCGTCTGAAAGCCCCGCGCCTGCTGCCTGCATGAAAACCGTCCACAAGTCCGTCCTCATTTGGTACAGCCCCGAAGAGATGTTTGCCCTGGTCACCGGGGTGGAGCATTACCCCCAGTTCCTGCCCTGGTGCGACCGCGCTGCCGTGCTGGAGCAGACCAGTGACGGCATGACCGCTGAAGTAGGCATTGCGTTCAGCGGCATCCGTCAGACCTTTGTCACGCGCAACACCCATGAAGCGGGTAAGCGCGTACAGATGCATCTGGTGAACGGAC of the Acidovorax sp. 107 genome contains:
- a CDS encoding enoyl-CoA hydratase/isomerase family protein, yielding MTETVVSEVLSEVRGQVGFITLNRPRALNALSLGMVRDLMGILLAWQNDARVLAVAIRGSNKEGPFGAFCAGGDIRFLHQAGSQGNPLIEDFFTEEYALNHLIHNYPKPYIAFMDGIVMGGGMGISQGAALRVVTERTKMAMPETAIGLFPDVGGGYFLSRCPGRVGEWLALTGDTIGAADAIAYQLADGCLPSDRQAAVWEALATQSFADGAAIKTYIASQFVAAQASGSSALADIDQYFALPTVGDIVQALEASDSDWARATAATLRKRSPLMLHVVLEQIRRARAMGLADDLRMERDMVRHCFFLRPGQSETVEGIRALAVDKDHAPQWNPGRIEDVTPDMVTPFFASPWPAHAHPLASLA
- a CDS encoding anti-sigma factor is translated as MDTTRPAPPPRADETSAWHALVDGQLPPAQAQALREQLRGNEAAQATMSHWQAQRQRLHALHQDLLHAPVPDAMLAAALRATDRREQHTQWWRWGGMAASVLLAFVLGWTGRSQWPAGMSGKTIAAGPGTMQAVAGPAQRFAQQASVAHAVYQPEVRHPVEVTAAQQDHLVQWLSKRLDRPLKVPALGAQGYELVGGRLLPGDTGVRAQFMYQNSTGQRITLYLGALAPVPTHPANDNKAKPVAPTAAPTTAFQFTQEGPVPGFYWTDAGFGYALSGQLSRPELLTLATFVYQQLNP
- a CDS encoding sigma-70 family RNA polymerase sigma factor, whose translation is MNRTQVIEQLPGLRRYARVLTGDAWAADDLVQDTLERACSKWLLWRTGTDLRAWLFTLMHNLHHNQRRAQPALAPVDIDDVQDQLPGAREPSDDALDLERCLQRLPADQRAVLLLVAMEDMSYEDTARILGVPVGTVMSRLSRARMRLRALMDREPTQGPAQAAQGAPAGPAAGTAPALRRLK
- the smpB gene encoding SsrA-binding protein SmpB; the encoded protein is MAKKPDPTSRIADNKKAAYNYFFEERHEAGMVLHGWEVKALREGKVQLTDGYVLIRDGELYLLGCLILPLKTASTHVNPESARTKKLLLKKDDIKRLIGKVEQKGYTLVPINLHWKNGFVKCEIALAKGKAEHDKRDTIKDREGKREVERAMKSRNR
- a CDS encoding type II toxin-antitoxin system RatA family toxin, producing the protein MKTVHKSVLIWYSPEEMFALVTGVEHYPQFLPWCDRAAVLEQTSDGMTAEVGIAFSGIRQTFVTRNTHEAGKRVQMHLVNGPFSRLDGDWHFHAVGDGTQRACKVELLLNYGFDSAALATLVGPVFDRIAGSMVDAFVKRAEQVYG